A single genomic interval of Variovorax sp. PMC12 harbors:
- a CDS encoding branched-chain amino acid ABC transporter permease, with amino-acid sequence MTEFLQYLASGLVVGCIYGLVAVGFTAVYNVTGIVNFSQGDMSMLGALGAVGLIGLGLPMPVALLVSVLVVGLLGIAVERIAIRPAGSDVLRGIIITIGIGVALQGIAVIVWGTDAQPLPAFSGETPIDMGGVTVPPQALWVLGCAAALMLALYVFYTKTYIGKAFRACAMNPKAAGLMGIPNTAMRAIGFFLSSLVGAIAGVIVAPVALMQYDTGVFLGIKGFVACIIGGFGNPIGAALGGLVLGSLESLSTGYLSSGFKNAIAFVVLLGFLFLRPGGILGEMDTVKR; translated from the coding sequence GTGACCGAGTTCCTCCAGTACCTGGCGTCCGGCCTGGTCGTCGGATGCATCTACGGCCTGGTCGCCGTGGGCTTCACGGCGGTCTACAACGTGACCGGCATCGTCAACTTCTCGCAGGGCGACATGTCGATGCTCGGCGCGCTCGGCGCCGTCGGGCTCATCGGCCTGGGCCTGCCGATGCCGGTCGCGCTGCTGGTTTCGGTGCTGGTCGTCGGCCTGCTCGGCATCGCCGTCGAACGCATCGCCATCCGCCCCGCGGGCTCGGACGTATTGCGCGGGATCATCATCACGATCGGCATCGGCGTGGCGCTGCAGGGCATCGCGGTGATCGTGTGGGGAACCGACGCGCAACCGCTGCCCGCGTTCTCCGGCGAGACACCGATCGACATGGGCGGTGTCACCGTGCCGCCGCAGGCGCTGTGGGTGCTGGGCTGCGCCGCCGCGCTGATGCTCGCCCTCTACGTCTTCTACACCAAGACCTACATCGGCAAGGCGTTCCGCGCCTGCGCCATGAACCCGAAGGCCGCGGGGCTGATGGGCATCCCGAACACCGCGATGCGCGCCATCGGCTTCTTCCTGTCGAGCCTGGTGGGCGCCATCGCCGGTGTGATCGTGGCGCCGGTGGCGCTCATGCAGTACGACACCGGCGTGTTCCTCGGCATCAAGGGCTTCGTGGCCTGCATCATCGGCGGCTTCGGCAATCCGATCGGCGCGGCACTCGGCGGGCTCGTGCTCGGCAGCCTCGAGTCGCTGTCCACGGGCTACCTGAGCTCGGGCTTCAAGAACGCCATCGCGTTCGTGGTGCTGCTCGGCTTCCTCTTTCTTCGGCCCGGCGGGATCCTGGGGGAAATGGACACGGTGAAGCGATGA